The sequence TTACCTTGTTTTTAATGCTGTCGACGATCTTGTCTTTAAAGCCAACCAGGTTGTCAATTTCGGCAGCAGCCGTTTCTTTGATCGAGTCGCCCAGGTTTTTTAACGATTCGCTCAGCTTGTCGCGGGTCTCGGTACCTTTATCCGGCGCGAATAATATGCCTAACGCTGCCCCTGCTGCCAAACCGGCCAGCAATGCAACAACTACCTTTGTGTTATCATTCATAGTATTATAATTTTTAAGTTGAACAATTGTTTTTAATTGGGTTTAATTTTTATCAAATATGGCATTTTGCCTGTTTTGTTAACGTTAAGCCTACCGTCAAAGTATGGTCAATTTATAAATTGGTGTGATATTTTAGTTAAATATCAGGGCCTGTTTTTATCCGTTCCAGCCTGTCGGCCGCCATGCGGTTGGTTTCGTAGATCTCTACCAGCAGCAGAAAGTACGATAATAGTACCGGGCCAAAAACCAGCCCCAATATACCAAAAAGCGGGATACCGATGAATACCCCAATGATAGAAATTATAGGATGCGTGTTGGCTACCCGCTTATTAATGATCATGCGCAGCACATTATCTACGTTACCGATAAATATCAGCCCGTAAACCAGCAGTAAAACCCCCTTTAGCGAATGCCCGTTTATCATCAGGATAATAGCCGCGGGGATGCACAGCGTAGGCGCGCCTACCACCGGTAAAAATGAGATAAAAGCGCCCACTACGCCCCAAAAAACCGGATCGGGGATACCGAACACCAGGAAGCCGTTGGCCAGCAGTACGCCCTGCACAATGGATATGATACCCTGGCCCAAAACGTTGGAATAGGTAGCATCGCGCAGGGCTACAGCAAACTTCATGGCATGCTGCTCGCGGAAAGGAGCGTAGCGTAGCAGCCCGGCCTCAAACTCGCGCATCTGCACAAACATAAAGTACAGCAAAAAGTACATTACCAGCAGCGTGATCAATATACTCACCGCGCTGCTTAATATCGATGGGAACAGATCGGTAGCCAGCGAACCGACTCTTAGCATAATGCTGTCGGCCAGATGCGGCTGCTTAAAGTTCGATCCGGCAAATTTATCCAGCTTACCCAGCCATTCCTCTATCGGGAAGGTATTGCGGTTGAGGGTAGAGATCTTATCGATCATCATAAAGCTGAGGGTAAGAAAAGGGATCACCACCAAAATGACCGATATTAATATGATGATAACCGCCACAAGCGATTTATTCCATTTCTTCCCCTCTACCAAATACAGGTAAAATGGCCTGAAGATGGTATACAGCACTATAGCGCCCAGTATAGAGCTAAACAGATCGCTAAGAGCGTAAAACAGCAAACACCCCAGCAAGATGATGGCGATCAGGGTAATGTTATTACGCTGTTTATAGTTAAAAATGGACATGAATGGGTTGAGTATAATTTTGTTTCTGACAGGTAAACAAAGAAGTGGTGAAAAAGTTGTAGGTTGGAAGTGGCGAAATTGCATTGACGCGATTACTCACCCCGACGACGCTTCGCTGGTCGGCCCTCTCTCCGCTGCGCTGAAAGAGGGCCGAAGTTGTAGTGAAGATTGCATGTCCCCTCTTTCCGCGCAGCGGAGAGAGGGTGGTCGAGCGAAGCAACGACCGGGTGAGTTATCGCTACCCCTTTACTTTACCTCATCCAAAAACTTATTGATATTCTTACAGCCATCGCTGATAGAATCCATGTAGTATTGCCAGTCCGGAGGTGGGTCGGTCAGTTCAAAACGGAGTTGCTCCAGGCACAGGATCATCCCCGAAAGCTGGTTGCGGATATCGTGCCGCAGTTGGTAAAGTACCTCGGCGTCAATGGTTTTCTTTTCTTCTCCCTCCATCACAAAATTACTTGCCCAAATTAATGGCCTTCATTTTATTGTATAATGTTTTGCGGTCTATCTGTAAAATCTCGGCGGCCTTGGTTTTATTAAAATTCACCTCGCGCAGTACTTTTAATATGGTATCGTATTCGGCTTCCAGCGCGGCGTTTTTCAGGTCGTGCTTTGGCTCTTTGGCAGTGGCAGGGGTTGGTTCGGCATGGCTTACCGGGGCCGGTTCGGCAGCAGCCGGCATCATATATTTGGTGTTGATGGATATTTCCAGCGGCAGGGCTTTCATCTGCACCTCGTCGCCCTCGGTTAATAAGGCTGCACGGCGTACCACGTTCTTTAACTCGCGGATATTGCCCGGCCAGCGGTAATTCATGAAACACTCTATCACATCAGGGGCAAAACTGCTTACGTTGCGGCCCAGTTCCTGGTTGGCCATCTTTAAAAAGTGGTCAGCCAGCAGCATAATATCGCTGCCACGTTCGCGCAGGGCAGGCATGTAGATACCAAACTCGTTAAAGCGGTGGAAAAGGTCTTCGCGGAAGCGGCCTTTTTGGATAGCGTCCTGCAGGTTTTCGTTAGTTGCCACTATAATGCGCACATCCAGGTCTATCTCTTTAGTGCTGCCAATGCGCTTTACCTTGCGCTCCTGCACGGTGCGCAGCAGGGCGGCCTGTATATCGTAAGACAGGTTTCCCACTTCATCTAAAAACAGCGTGCCGCCGTTGGCCATTTCAAAGTGGCCTATTTTGGTATATAACGCACCGGTGAACGAGCCTTTTTCGTGCCCGAAGAACTCACTTTGGGCCAGTTCCTTGGTCAGCGAGCCGCAATCCATAGCGATGAATGGCTGCGCGTGGCGCGGGCTGTTAAGGTGGATACTTTTCGCTACCGATTCCTTGCCTGTTCCGCTTTCGCCGATAATGATCACACTGTAATTGGTTGGCGCCACCAGTTCTATCTGGCGTAGTAGTTCTTTCGATGCCTTTGCGTTGCCCAGTACAAACTCCGACGATAGTACTTGTTTCTTATCGCTTTTGCTGGGTTTGGTAGTGGTGGCCGCGGCCACGGGTTCCTCTTCCAGCAGGGCGTGGCGGGTTTCGATAGCTTTGGTAATGGTATTTAATATCTCATCGGGGTACAGCGGCTTGGTGATATAATCATAAGCCCCCATCTTGATCAGTTCTACCGCCATCTTAATATCAGAATACCCGGTGATGATGATCACCCCTGTTTTAGGGTAGCTGGTTTTGATATTGATCAGCATCTGGCGGCCATCCGTATCCTCCAGCCTGAAATCGCAAAGCACCAGGTCGTACTCGGCGTTTTTCAGATGCTCCATGGCGTTGGCGCCGTTATTGGCGGTGGTAACGTCAAAATTGTTGCGCGTTAAAAATTTGGATAATAATAGCCCAACGTTAACTTCATCATCAACAATGAGTATTTTTTTCATATTATCGGGAATGTAGGTATATGTATCAACGGTCAAGGTAATACAAATTTGGGAAATAATTTTATTCATTTCACACAAGAGCGAAAAATGTATCACCCTCGAGGCATTTTTTAACGCTATTTTTGCAGATATCCCTTTGCAACCGCTTTTAATGACGTTTATAAGCTATATCCCATGCCCTGCGCTGCAGCCATACGTTGCGTCCTTTGCTATTTCCGGGCAGGCGGACGGTGCGGTTTATAAGATATTGCCAGGCACCGGTTTGGTCATCGGGTTTCAGTACCGGGGCAGTTTGGCTTACCTGGAAGATGAAACAACGATACCTTTGGATACAGCGGGCATTACCGGATTGAACGATACTTACCGGGTGTTTAAAAGTTCGGCCAATATTGGTTCGGTGCTGGTGTTTTTCAGGGATGGCGGGGCGGCGCCATTTTTTAAAGATCCCTTGCACGAATTGTTTAAAGAGAGTATTTCGCTCGATAATTTCATGCTCCGGTCGGAACTACTGATACTGGAAGAACGCCTTTGCACGGCCAGGACCGATGGCGATAAGATAAAAGTGGTTGAGCAATTCCTGCTGTCTAAAATGCGGCAGCTAAAGCCCGACACGCTGGTAGCCGCTGCCATCGGCCTCATTTGGCAAAGCAGGGGGAACATCCGCATGGCCTACCTGTCCGAACGGCTCCACATTAGCCAAAGCCCGTTTGAAAAACGCTTTAGAAAAGTGGTTGGCGCATCGCCTAAAAAATTCGCATCGATAGTGCGGCTTAAAACCCTGATCGCCGACGCGGGCAGCGACCTGTCGTATACCGAAATAAGTTATAGCGCTGGTTTTTACGATCAATCGCACTTTATCAAAGAGTTTAAAAGCTTTACAGGTGAAACACCTGAAGCGTTTTTCGGGAAAGAAAAATAAACGATTTTTTACAATGATGGACTGCGTCAATTGGGCAGTTTTGCTTCAACAAAAACAAGTAATAACAACCATGAAAACCAATAACGAAACCCCGTTTACCGTAGAACAAATTAAGGCCGCCCACAGCAAAGTGAAAAGCGGCGCCGATTTCCCGGCTTATATACAGGAGCTAATAAAGCTGGGCGTTACCGGGTACCAGACTTTTGTAACCGATAGCCATACCCTTTATAAAGGTGCAAACGGCTATGAAACCGCGTCCGCTGCCCGGTACGAGCCGTTGATCATAGCCGATGCAAGCAATAAATCGGTATTTGTTGATCAACTGAAAAACCATCAGCGGGGCGGATCAGATTATTACACTTTTTGCCGACAATGCGCTGAAGCAGGGATTGAAAAGTGGGTAGTAGATATGGCCGCCATGACCTGCGTGTACTACGATAAGGCCGGGAATGAAATATTGAGCGAAGCGATCCCACAATAATTGGGCGTGTAAAAACAACAACGAGGCCGTCTCATAAGTCAATTATGAGGCGGTTTTTTCGTTGATGCCGATTTAGATGAGTTATTAGGAAAGCGGGACTGTATCAGCCTGCTTTCGATTTTTTTGAGTTGGTTCAGGTGTTTTTATCGGATAAAAAGCCTTTTTTATCAGGCTTTCCACTTTCTGAGGTTATGTGCGATGGATAATAACCCTATTTCGACCTCGGTTTTGGACATTCCCTTCAGCAGGAATCGCCTGAAGCCGTGATTATGCTTCAGGTTGGCGAACACCGGTTCGACATCTGCGGGCCGTCGCTTTCGGTATTTGATGCCCTGTTCGGTATTCAATCTTTCTTTCGCTATCTGCTTGTGTATTCTAAGGCTGTGGTTGATCTCCACCACGCGGTTACCGGCTGCTTGGTGACAAACGCCCCGCATGGGGCAGTTTTCACAATTCTGCGCCTGATAGCGGCTGATCAGTTGCACATAGCCGGATGTGGAGACCCGCTGCCCGGTGCCGATATGCTGCATGTGTTGTCCCATCGGACATACCAGGTAATCTTCCTGTTCATTATAGTGCAAACTGTCATTACCGAATGCTTTGATGCCTTTATTTTGTTCCTGGTCGAACGTGTTGTATTTGATATAAGCTTCAATGCCTTTTTGCTGTAATACGCCATAGTTCTCGTCCGAACCGTAGCCCGCATCGGCCACTACCGCTTTTGGAAGTGCATGATATAAAGTTTCGTATTGTTCGATGTGTGATGGAAGGGTCTGGTAATCGGTTGTGGTTTGGTGCAGGCTATAGTTCAAGATGAACTGCTCCTGGGTGGAGATCTGCAGATTGTATCCGGGTTTAAGCTGCCCGTTCAGCATAGGGTCTTCTTTCATCCGCATGAAGGTGGCACCCGGGTCGGTCTTCGAAAAGCTGTTGCGACCGCCTAACAGCTTTTCCTGCTCGTCATACCGGGCCAGGTTCTCCGGCCAGTGCTTTTTGGCATAGTTCAGCTTCTGCCTTACTTTCTTATCGACATCTTCCTTATCGTCCAGGGCGGCGTTGATCTTTGAGATCGTTTCTTTTACTTTTTCCGGGTTGATCTCGCTGTATTCCAGCGGTGCGGTGTCTTTAAGTTCTTCGGCAGCGATGGTTTGCGCATAACTCCACAGTTCATCCAATTGGGCTTTCATCTTCTCCTTGCTGTTCTTAATGCTTTTGCCCCATACAAAAGTGTACTTGTTCGCTACCGATTCGATCTTGGTACCATCGGTAAAAACAGCTTCTTTCAGCGAGACGATACCTTCCTGCTGTAATAACAATACGATCTGTGAGAAGATCTCCTTTAAAACACCCGACAGCTTCTCGCTCCGGAAACGGTTGATGGTATTGTGATCAGGCTTTTTCATGCCTAAAAGCCACATGAAATGTACATTCTGCGCGGCCTGGTCTTCCAACTTCCGTGAAGAATACGTGTTGGTCAGATAACCGTAGATCAGCAGCTTGAGCATCAGCCGCGGATGAAAGCTGGATGCCCCGCCGCCTTTATACTTGCGGTTAATCGGTTTAACATCTACCTGATCGACCACCTTCGATACAATACGTACCGGATGACCCTGCGGTACCAGTTCCTCCAGTTTATACGGTAAAAAGGTTAACTGGTCAGGATCATATTCCTTAAAGACTACTTTTCCTCCCATGCCTTTAAGTTACTGAAAATTACGCTCAAAAACAAAGAGGCTGCCTCGCTTTTGAGACAGCCTCTTTGTTAAATATGATGTAAGCTGAGATTAGCTTCTCATCAGCTCTTCACTCTTTTTGATCTTACGTTTCTCCACAGCTACCGCTACAAAAATACTTACTTCGTAAAGGATAAACAGTGGGATACTTACCACTGTCATGGTCAGCATATCGGGCGTTGGGGTAACTACCGCGGCTATGATCAGGATAACCACAATGGCATAGCGCCGGCTGGCCCGCATAAACTTAGGCGTCATGATGCCCAGGTTAGCTAAAATGTATATCAGGATAGGCAATTCAAAAACAAGGCCGGTGGCCAGTGTTAAGGTGGCAACCGATGACAGGTACGAATCGATATCGGGCAAATTAAGGATATCCGGACTAACTGTATAGCCCATTAAAAAGTGTACAGATATAGGTGTGATTACATAATACCCGAACATAACCCCCAAAAAGAACAGGAACGTGGCATAGAATACGAAACCGCTAGCAGCCTTACGCTCCTTCTCATGCAGTGCCGGCTTTACAAAGCGCCATATCTCCCACAACAGGTACGGGATACCCAAGGTGATACCTGCCAGCAACGAAGTATTGATCTGTAGGATGAACTGCCCGGCCATCTCGTTATTCATTAATTGTACCTTGATGGTGTTGAAACACATATCGCGGTGCAGCCAATGGCCCAGTTCGCACATTTTACGGGCCGTCCAAAAATCGTTTTTGCTGGGGGCCATTATAATACCCTGCCATAGCGTATCAAAATAACTGAACGCCAGGATGGTGAATACCAATATAGCTACAGAAGCACGGATCAAATGCCACCTTAAAGCCTCCAAATGGTCGAAGAACGACATTTCGGCTTCCAGGTTTTTTCCTTTATCCTTTATGGCATTTACAAGTTTATTTCCGGTATCGCTCATGTTAAACCTTTGTTTAGGGGTATTTTTAAATTATTAAAGGCTTAATTAGTCGGCGTACTCAAAAGTCTCCATAAACTTGGTGGTAAAGTTACCAGCACGGAAATTAGGATCCTGCAACAGCTTCAGGTGGAACGGAATGGTGGTTTTTACACCCTCGATCACAAATTCGCTCAGCGCGCGCGACATGGTGCTCAACGCTTCTTCGCGGGTTTGCGCTACGCAGATCACCTTGGCTATCATCGAATCGTAATTTGGCGGGATCACATAACCGCTGTACACATGCGTATCCACACGCACACCATGGCCACCCGGCGAGTGGAAATTGGTAATTTTACCTGGCGACGGACGGAAGTTGTTGAACGGATCCTCGGCATTGATACGGCATTCGATGGCGTGCATTTGTGGCTCGTAGTTTTTGCCCGAGATAGGGATACCGGCAGCAACCTTTATTTGTTCCTTAATTAAGTCAAAATTGATTACCTCTTCGGTTACGGGATGCTCTACCTGTATGCGGGTATTCATCTCCATAAAGTAGAAATTACGGTCTTTATCCACCAAAAACTCGATGGTACCGGCACCTTCGTATTTAACGGCTTTGGCGCCTTTAATAGCCGCCTCGCCCATTTTTTTACGCAGTTTTTCAGTCATGAAGGGGGATGGGGCCTCTTCCACCAGTTTCTGGTGACGGCGCTGGATAGAGCAGTCGCGCTCGCTTAGGTGGCAAACTTTGCCGTACTGGTCGCCCACTACCTGTATTTCAATATGGCGTGGGTCTACCACGTATTTTTCCAGGTACATGCCATCGTTAGCGAAGGCGGCGCCTGCTTCGGCACGGGCCGAATCCCAGGCGGGCTCAAACTCTTCATCCTTCCACACAATGCGCATACCGCGGCCACCACCACCGGCAGTAGCTTTAAGGATAACAGGGTAGCCGATCTTTTTAGAGATCTCTAAACCTTGCTTAACGCTCTCCAACAGACCTTCCGAACCCGGGATACAAGGTACACCGGCTTTTTTCATGGTTGCCTTAGCCGAAGCTTTGTCGCCCATGGCGTTGATCTGGTCGGCAGTGGCACCGATGAACTTGATATTGTATTCGGCGCAGATAGCCGAGAATTTGGCATTTTCAGATAAAAAGCCGTAGCCCGGGTGGATGGCGTCGGCATTGGTCAGCTCGGCGGCCGAGATGATGTTGGGGATATTCAGGTACGAATCGCGGCTGGCCGGCGGACCGATACATACGGCCTCATCGGCAAAACGCACGTGCAGGCTGTCGCGGTCGGCGGTTGAATATACAGCTACCGTTTTTATACCCATCTCCTTGCAGGTACGGATGATACGCAAGGCTATCTCACCACGATTAGCTATTAATATTTTTTTAAACATTTTTTTTAGTTGATTGGGTTGATTAAGTTGACTATGTTGAATGGGTTAAAAAAATGCAGGTAGATAACTACTCACTTAATCAACCGCTCACTTAATCAACTGACTAAACAGGTTCTACTAAAAACAAAGGCTGGTCGTATTCAACCGGCGAAGCGTTATCTACCAGCACTTTAACAATACGGCCCGATACTTCGGCTTCAATTTCGTTAAACAGCTTCATCGCCTCGATAATGCACAGTACGCTGCCAGTGCCTATCTCGTCGCCCACATTCACAAAGAATGGTTTCTCCGGGCTGGCCGAACGGTAGAAGGTACCGATCATTGGCGATTTGATAGTGATATATTTTGAGGTATCAGCCGCCGCTGGCGCTGTTGCCGGAGCCGCTGCTGCCGGTGCTTCCTCTGTTGCAGGGGCAGCTGCCGGTAAGCCGGCTGCTACTGGTTGTGCTTGTGGCACAGTTGCCGTAACAAAGGTTGGCGCCTGGTTGGTTTTAATAGTGATCTTAAAATTCTCCTGCTCAATAGCAACTTCATTTACGCCCGATTTTGAAACAAAGCGTATAAGGTCCTGTATTTGCTTAATATCCATAGTTTGTAAGTAATGGTTTTAGGAATAACAGTTTTTAGGTTTATCAAAATATGCAAATGTGCGTATGTGCAAATATGCAGATGTTTCTTTTTTAATATGCAAATATGCGTATGTGCAAATATGCAAATGTTATTTTAATGTGCAGATATGCTATGCGCAAATATGCTTTGTCAATAGTTTTCTTCAATATGCAAATGTGCGTATGTGCAAATGAAGCTGGCTGTAGTATAACAACCTATGGTTAATTATGTTCGGGGAATGTGAAAGGCATCATATGCACATTTGCATATCCGCACATTTGCACATTAAATTAATACGCCCACTTAAGGTAGATAGAACCCCAGGTAAAGCCGCCGCCAAAGGCAGCCAGTATAATGTTGTCGCCTTTTTTAAACTTGTCTTCCCACTCCCACAGGCACAGCGGTATGGTGCCGTTGGTGGTATTGCCATAACGTTCGATGTTTACGATCACCTTGTCTGATGTTACACCGGTGCGGTTAGCGGTAGCATCGATAATGCGCTTGTTGGCCTGGTGGGGTATCAGCCAGGCAATATCATCGGCAGTAAGGTTGTTCTTTTCCATTACCTCGGCAGCTACATCGGCCATATTGGTAACGGCAAACTTAAACACCGCCTGGCCTTCCTGGTAAGCAAAGTGTTCTTTAGCGTCGACAGTTTCGTGCGATGCGGGTTTTAACGAACCGCCTGCCTTTTGGTGCAGGAACTGACGGCCTGAGCCGTCGCTGCGTAAAATCGAATCGACAATGCCTAAACCTTCGGTATTGGGCTCAAGCAGGGCAGCGCCGCAGCCATCACCAAAAATAATACAGGTAGCACGGTCTTCGTAATTGATGATCGACGACATTTTATCACCGCCAACAACCAATACTTTAGTATGCTTACCACTCTCTATAAACTGCGCGCCGGTAGCCAGGCCAAATATAAAGCCCGAGCAGGCCGCCTGCAGATCGTACCCCCAGGCATTCTTCGCGCCAATTTTATCGGCTAAAATGTTTGCGGTAGCCGGGAATGGCATATCGGGGGTGGTAGTGCAAAATATGATCAGGTCGATCTCTTCGGCGCTGATGCCGCGTTTTTTTAATAGACCTTCAACAGCCGGAACGGCCATATCTGAAGTAGCAAGGCCCTCGCCTTTTTGTATACGACGTTCTTTTATGCCGGTACGGCTGGTGATCCATTCATCGTTGGTATCGACCATGGTTTCCAGTTCCTGGTTGGTAAGCACATACTCAGGGGCGTAGCCGTGCACCGCGGTTATAGCGGCATGAATTTTACTCATTTATAAATCTGTTTTACTGAAAAGCTTGTTTTACTTTATCAACCAAACCTGTTTCGACCATGTTTTTTGATAGCAGCACCATGTTTTTGATAGCTTCCGGACTTGATATGCCGTGGCCTACCACAACAGGGGCGTTCACGCCCAAAATGGGGCTGCCGCCATACTGCTCGTAATTAAAGCGGTCGAAAAATTCGTCTTTAAGGCCCTTTTTAATAGTGATGACATAAAAAGATTCGGCCATTTTAAGGATCACGTTACCTGTAAAGCCATCGCAAACGTAAACGTCGGCACTGTCGTTAAACAGGTCGCGGCCTTCCACATTGCCAACAAAGTTAAACAAGGTGGTTTCTTTCATTAAAGGGTAGGTAGCCTGGCAAAGGAGATTGCCTTTTTCTTCTTCCTCGCCAATGTTCATTAGCGATACGCGGGGATTTTCGATACCATATACCGATTGGGCAAACAAGCTACCCAAAACGCCAAACTGCACCAGCACTTCGGGCTTGCAATCGGCATTGGCGCCTACATCCAACAAAATACCCAAACCGCCTTTCAGTTTGGGTACAATGGTTGTCATGGCGGGGCGTTGTACGCCCGGTATGGTTTTTACGCTGAACATGGAGCCCACCAGCATAGCGCCTGTGTTTCCGGCCGATGAGAACGCGTCGATCTTACCCTCCTTTAAAAGGTTAAAACCTACACTGATGCTCGAATCGGGCTTTTGAACAATGGCCTTGGTGGGATGCTCGCCCATGCCAATCACTTCGGTTGTGTTTACAAACTCGAAGTTATCGGCGCTAAAATTATTTTCCTGTAAAATTTCAAGGGCAACTGCCTGATCTCCAATCAGTACAAGCTTTTGCCCTTCAGCTAATGATTTACAAGCTGCTATCGCCCCTAAAACAGTTGCTTTGGGAGCGTAATCGCCGCCCATAATATCTAAGCCAATCTTCATTTACAGAAAATTAAACTTAGGCTACGGCTGCTTTCTCAATAAGTACTTTACCGTTGTAGTATACGTTACCATCAACAGTGTAAGCGCGGTGCGGTAAGTGGATCGCGCCTGTAGTTTGGCAAGTAGTTAAAGTAGGAGCCTCAGCTTTGTAGTGTGTACGGCGCTTCGCGGTTCTTGATTTGGAAAATTTCCGTTTTGGATGTGGCATAATTTCTTATTATTATGTTATTTAATGTTTTTGAGCGCATCCCATCTCGGGTCATTCAGCTGCTCTGTTTGTTCGTCACTTGCCGATAGTTCTGTTAACCTATTCAGCATATCCTTATCACAATATGGGGTTGCCCCCGGTTTGCCGCAGGTAGCTATAAAAGGCACCGCGACATTTATGTATTCGTACATCAGCCCGGCAACGTTGATCTCGTGATCGTTTTTACCAAGGGCAATTACTTCCTCATCTTCATCCACCGGCTCGTCGCTAAATTTAGCGATCTGCTGCTCGTGTATATCCACCTGCTGCGGATAACCGGCCAGGCATTTATCGCAGGTTAACTGAATATCTCCCTTAATGCTGAAGTTCAGGATCAGCATAGTTTCCTGCTTTTCCAGATCCACCTTGCATTGCAGGTTGGCCTTTTTTACCAGCGAGTATTCAAAATCGTCGAAGAACGCGTCGGTGATCACATAGTCAAACTCGTGCTTACCCAGTTTTAAACCGGTAAAGGGGATGGCGTATGTTCTCAGTGATTTCAATGAGCAATATTTAGCCCGCAAATGTAGGAAAAATAAATATATCTGGAAAGTGATTTTTAAATGAAAATGTTAATAAGGCTTTTGGGTGTGGAAAACGTGGGGCTGCAGGCGAGGATTGGTGGTGATTTAACCACAAAGGGCACAAAGGGAGGAACACAGAGAGCACAGAGGCTTTCAAACTCCCTCCCTGGGGAGGGGCGCGGTCGGATGTGTGATGGCAGGGGGGGGTATCACGATTTAAAATCTCCATGGTTTAGATGTTGAGATTAATATTATCTATTTTGCATCATCAACAAAAGAATATGATTAACATCGATGAGATCATCAACTATCTGAGAGAAAATCATACCGAAATAAGTATTGAGCTTAAACCCGGTGCCAGCGCTGAATTGATTATGCAAGTAGAAGAAATTTATAAGCTTAAACTTCCTGATGATGTACGCAAGTTTTATGAATTTACGAATGGCTTTGAATTACTTGATGACCACATTTTCAATATTATATCGCTTGAGGATATCATTGATAATAAAACACAGTATAATGACGCTTACATTAACATTGCTGAATATTTGATATACAGTGATGTTTGGTCTTTGATAATTGACCCCGCTGACCATAATAATTATCAGATTACTAATAGCGATCACACAAACAACAAAGAAATTACGCTTACCAAATCATTAGCAGACTTCCTGCATCATTTTATTATTGGCGGCCTGTTTGAAAAAGAAGGTTTGTACCATTGGTACAACGAATTGCTTGTAGAGAAACTGACCAGCTCACCCGGAAATTTAGCGGGCACTTTTTATTTTGAGGAGTTATTTCGGATTACAGGAAGAGGGCCAGTAATGAGCGGGCAGATTACATCAGGCAAATTATCGGCCAGCAATTTGTTTTGGTTTGAAAACGATGATTATAAAACGATAATTGATATTGAAAGTATTGAACTTGGCCGTAATGCTAAAGGCGGATTTGTGGGTTTAATGCTGAGCAAATATATCCACCATAGTACAGAAAAGAAGATCAAAAAATTAAGAGGCAGCACTATAAACATCTACAGGTTCAATTAAAGTCGCCTGTCATGCCGAACTTGTTTCGGGAACCCACACGCAAAGTCGACTTATATGATGAGATGCCGAAACAAGTTTGGCATGACGTTCTGGATTTACTTCTTCACCTTCAGCGGCGAAGCCACCCGCTGCGTATTCTCCTTCACAAATGATTCCCAGCCCGAGTAGCTGATCTTATTCCCCCTGCCGGTAGTAATGCGCTGAAAACTGTGGCAAACGGCTACGGCCAGTCCATCGGTAGCATCTAAAAACTCAGGGGTTTCTTTAAATTTTAGCAGGGTTTGCAGCATGGCGGCTAC comes from Mucilaginibacter mali and encodes:
- a CDS encoding YtxH domain-containing protein; protein product: MNDNTKVVVALLAGLAAGAALGILFAPDKGTETRDKLSESLKNLGDSIKETAAAEIDNLVGFKDKIVDSIKNKVKGAEEEYQDDLEHA
- a CDS encoding AI-2E family transporter gives rise to the protein MSIFNYKQRNNITLIAIILLGCLLFYALSDLFSSILGAIVLYTIFRPFYLYLVEGKKWNKSLVAVIIILISVILVVIPFLTLSFMMIDKISTLNRNTFPIEEWLGKLDKFAGSNFKQPHLADSIMLRVGSLATDLFPSILSSAVSILITLLVMYFLLYFMFVQMREFEAGLLRYAPFREQHAMKFAVALRDATYSNVLGQGIISIVQGVLLANGFLVFGIPDPVFWGVVGAFISFLPVVGAPTLCIPAAIILMINGHSLKGVLLLVYGLIFIGNVDNVLRMIINKRVANTHPIISIIGVFIGIPLFGILGLVFGPVLLSYFLLLVEIYETNRMAADRLERIKTGPDI
- a CDS encoding histidine kinase; translation: MMEGEEKKTIDAEVLYQLRHDIRNQLSGMILCLEQLRFELTDPPPDWQYYMDSISDGCKNINKFLDEVK
- a CDS encoding sigma-54-dependent transcriptional regulator; translated protein: MKKILIVDDEVNVGLLLSKFLTRNNFDVTTANNGANAMEHLKNAEYDLVLCDFRLEDTDGRQMLINIKTSYPKTGVIIITGYSDIKMAVELIKMGAYDYITKPLYPDEILNTITKAIETRHALLEEEPVAAATTTKPSKSDKKQVLSSEFVLGNAKASKELLRQIELVAPTNYSVIIIGESGTGKESVAKSIHLNSPRHAQPFIAMDCGSLTKELAQSEFFGHEKGSFTGALYTKIGHFEMANGGTLFLDEVGNLSYDIQAALLRTVQERKVKRIGSTKEIDLDVRIIVATNENLQDAIQKGRFREDLFHRFNEFGIYMPALRERGSDIMLLADHFLKMANQELGRNVSSFAPDVIECFMNYRWPGNIRELKNVVRRAALLTEGDEVQMKALPLEISINTKYMMPAAAEPAPVSHAEPTPATAKEPKHDLKNAALEAEYDTILKVLREVNFNKTKAAEILQIDRKTLYNKMKAINLGK
- a CDS encoding helix-turn-helix domain-containing protein, with amino-acid sequence MTFISYIPCPALQPYVASFAISGQADGAVYKILPGTGLVIGFQYRGSLAYLEDETTIPLDTAGITGLNDTYRVFKSSANIGSVLVFFRDGGAAPFFKDPLHELFKESISLDNFMLRSELLILEERLCTARTDGDKIKVVEQFLLSKMRQLKPDTLVAAAIGLIWQSRGNIRMAYLSERLHISQSPFEKRFRKVVGASPKKFASIVRLKTLIADAGSDLSYTEISYSAGFYDQSHFIKEFKSFTGETPEAFFGKEK
- a CDS encoding DUF1398 domain-containing protein, whose product is MKTNNETPFTVEQIKAAHSKVKSGADFPAYIQELIKLGVTGYQTFVTDSHTLYKGANGYETASAARYEPLIIADASNKSVFVDQLKNHQRGGSDYYTFCRQCAEAGIEKWVVDMAAMTCVYYDKAGNEILSEAIPQ
- a CDS encoding IS1182 family transposase — translated: MGGKVVFKEYDPDQLTFLPYKLEELVPQGHPVRIVSKVVDQVDVKPINRKYKGGGASSFHPRLMLKLLIYGYLTNTYSSRKLEDQAAQNVHFMWLLGMKKPDHNTINRFRSEKLSGVLKEIFSQIVLLLQQEGIVSLKEAVFTDGTKIESVANKYTFVWGKSIKNSKEKMKAQLDELWSYAQTIAAEELKDTAPLEYSEINPEKVKETISKINAALDDKEDVDKKVRQKLNYAKKHWPENLARYDEQEKLLGGRNSFSKTDPGATFMRMKEDPMLNGQLKPGYNLQISTQEQFILNYSLHQTTTDYQTLPSHIEQYETLYHALPKAVVADAGYGSDENYGVLQQKGIEAYIKYNTFDQEQNKGIKAFGNDSLHYNEQEDYLVCPMGQHMQHIGTGQRVSTSGYVQLISRYQAQNCENCPMRGVCHQAAGNRVVEINHSLRIHKQIAKERLNTEQGIKYRKRRPADVEPVFANLKHNHGFRRFLLKGMSKTEVEIGLLSIAHNLRKWKA